The Dethiosulfovibrio peptidovorans DSM 11002 genome has a window encoding:
- a CDS encoding Fic family protein, whose product MGLLEVPKPVSTCTDVANQLVNQVLLVKLADSLFELTPVMRQRFQAETQVEAQVEEQEVQVEAHVSLTSTERKILFALVEDEKSARELTKAAGYKSRTGNFKRSLEKLLSEKLIQMTNPENPKASNQKYVISEHGFRLLKAWEEPSD is encoded by the coding sequence ATGGGGTTGCTAGAGGTGCCCAAGCCTGTCTCCACCTGTACTGATGTGGCAAATCAGCTGGTTAATCAGGTTTTGCTGGTAAAACTGGCAGATAGCCTCTTTGAACTGACACCCGTTATGAGACAGAGATTTCAGGCCGAGACCCAAGTCGAGGCCCAAGTTGAGGAACAAGAGGTCCAAGTCGAGGCCCATGTAAGCCTGACATCTACTGAGCGAAAAATTTTGTTTGCATTAGTGGAAGATGAGAAATCAGCCAGGGAACTCACTAAAGCCGCTGGTTATAAATCCAGGACCGGTAATTTCAAGCGTAGTCTTGAGAAATTATTGTCAGAAAAACTGATCCAAATGACAAACCCTGAAAATCCCAAGGCCAGCAACCAGAAATATGTTATTTCTGAACACGGCTTCAGACTTTTAAAAGCATGGGAGGAGCCGAGTGACTAA
- a CDS encoding IS5 family transposase, with the protein MKQRSLFAEEIAYDSLEKVNDPLVRIEKAVDWSIFEQPLKDFREGLRQKDSLGGRKPFPPLLMFKILVLQALYNLSDDAMEFQVRDRLSFRRFLGLSLEAKVPDAKTIWLFREQLTKAELMKPLFDLFDGHIRKSGFKAKKGQIVDASIVKVPIQRNKRDENRKIKDGEPPEDWPDNKRSQKDTDARWTKKNGKSSFGYKNHIEIDSQNKIIRKYSVTEASVHDSNVFEELIDPSNSSKDVYADSAYRSHEKISWLEERGYRPKIQRKGYRGKPITWWERQGNRTRSKVRSRVEHVFGAQTMKAGNLIVRTIGKARASTAIGLRNLAYNIVRFSFLMMKSGALCSVPK; encoded by the coding sequence TTGAAACAGCGGAGCCTCTTTGCGGAAGAAATAGCCTACGATAGCCTTGAAAAGGTGAACGATCCACTGGTACGAATAGAGAAAGCGGTGGACTGGTCCATCTTCGAGCAGCCGTTGAAGGACTTCCGCGAAGGGCTCAGACAGAAGGATTCTCTGGGAGGAAGAAAGCCCTTCCCTCCTCTTCTCATGTTCAAGATCCTGGTGCTTCAGGCACTGTACAACCTGTCGGACGACGCAATGGAGTTCCAGGTAAGGGACAGGCTTTCCTTCAGACGTTTTCTCGGCCTCTCCCTGGAAGCCAAAGTCCCTGATGCCAAGACTATATGGCTTTTTAGGGAGCAGCTGACCAAGGCGGAACTGATGAAGCCTCTGTTCGATCTTTTTGACGGTCACATCCGTAAAAGCGGCTTCAAGGCAAAAAAAGGCCAGATAGTGGATGCCTCCATAGTGAAGGTCCCGATCCAGAGGAACAAACGGGATGAAAACCGCAAGATCAAGGATGGAGAACCACCGGAAGACTGGCCCGACAACAAGAGATCTCAAAAAGACACCGATGCCAGGTGGACGAAGAAAAACGGCAAAAGCTCCTTCGGCTACAAGAACCACATAGAGATCGACTCTCAGAACAAGATCATCCGTAAATACAGCGTAACCGAGGCATCGGTCCACGACAGCAACGTATTCGAGGAACTCATCGATCCCAGTAACAGCAGCAAGGACGTCTATGCCGACTCAGCTTATAGAAGCCATGAGAAAATCTCCTGGCTTGAGGAACGAGGCTACAGACCGAAGATCCAACGAAAAGGATACAGAGGCAAACCCATCACATGGTGGGAAAGACAGGGTAACAGAACAAGATCCAAAGTCCGAAGCCGAGTGGAGCACGTCTTTGGAGCCCAAACCATGAAGGCCGGCAACCTGATAGTTCGAACTATCGGGAAAGCCAGAGCTTCAACCGCTATAGGACTGAGAAACCTGGCCTATAACATCGTTCGATTCTCGTTCCTGATGATGAAGTCAGGAGCTCTGTGTTCTGTACCCAAATGA
- a CDS encoding RNA-binding domain-containing protein, whose product MTEQEIFDLLNQHEWKDVEFKEAQTAVPKSAYESVSAFANTEGGHLVFGVKKDGSNFKVVGVIDVDKVQNDFITALRQKDKISCIIDVKEDLKTVSEKDLLIFYIPEANRSEKPVYLSGDMKRSFLRKGACDVKCSDAELKRLLSDASKDRYDGGTVDYDIGKCFNSKDIAWYRRQYEEKTGTRSYADLDDEEFLFQFGLIKETESGRKPTVASILLFGQDGYLRGFLPRPIIDCQRYLYKSDAIGIERWHDRTVCDYNLMQTWASIMEWYYRFAEIPFELDPGTMQRKDQPVDYIPFREAIVNMLIHQDYSDHVRKPVIQHFSDLTRFWNPGDAFASLEDLLDPGEKETRNPLIVSAFRRIGFSENAGWGLRDVFKSWRGLGHVPPEIINDKPKKSFELILKKEILISRYQRKFQEAIGVHLSEDERRCVCICM is encoded by the coding sequence ATGACGGAACAAGAAATTTTTGATCTTCTTAATCAGCATGAGTGGAAGGACGTTGAGTTTAAGGAAGCCCAAACAGCAGTTCCTAAGAGTGCTTATGAATCTGTCTCTGCCTTTGCTAATACTGAAGGTGGGCACCTTGTTTTTGGTGTAAAAAAAGACGGTTCTAACTTCAAAGTTGTTGGAGTCATAGATGTAGATAAGGTTCAGAACGATTTCATTACAGCTCTAAGGCAAAAGGACAAAATCAGTTGTATCATCGATGTAAAAGAGGACCTGAAAACGGTTTCGGAAAAAGACCTGCTCATTTTTTATATCCCGGAAGCAAATCGTTCTGAAAAGCCAGTTTACCTGAGTGGTGATATGAAAAGAAGCTTTCTCCGCAAAGGTGCATGTGACGTCAAATGCTCTGATGCAGAATTGAAACGCCTGCTGAGCGATGCGTCAAAAGATCGATATGATGGCGGCACAGTTGATTATGATATCGGTAAATGCTTCAACTCAAAGGATATTGCCTGGTATCGTCGCCAATATGAAGAAAAAACTGGAACACGAAGTTATGCTGATTTAGATGATGAAGAGTTTTTGTTTCAATTTGGCTTGATTAAAGAGACTGAATCGGGTCGAAAACCAACCGTTGCTTCCATACTTCTATTTGGTCAGGATGGCTATCTGAGAGGTTTTCTGCCAAGGCCGATTATTGACTGCCAGCGTTATCTCTATAAGTCCGATGCCATCGGTATTGAGCGCTGGCATGATCGGACCGTTTGCGATTACAATCTTATGCAGACTTGGGCCTCAATCATGGAATGGTATTATCGCTTTGCAGAAATTCCTTTTGAACTTGATCCCGGAACCATGCAGCGGAAGGACCAGCCTGTTGACTACATTCCTTTCCGTGAAGCAATTGTAAATATGTTGATTCATCAGGATTACTCGGATCATGTCCGCAAGCCTGTTATTCAGCATTTTTCTGATTTAACCCGCTTCTGGAATCCGGGTGATGCGTTTGCTTCACTCGAAGATTTACTCGATCCCGGTGAAAAAGAGACAAGAAATCCACTGATTGTCAGTGCTTTCAGGCGAATAGGATTCAGTGAAAACGCTGGTTGGGGTTTGCGTGATGTGTTCAAGTCATGGCGGGGATTGGGTCATGTTCCTCCCGAGATTATCAATGATAAACCAAAGAAATCTTTCGAACTTATTTTAAAAAAGGAAATATTGATTTCAAGATATCAACGAAAGTTCCAAGAAGCTATCGGCGTTCATCTCTCTGAAGATGAACGCCGCTGTGTTTGCATTTGCATGTAA
- a CDS encoding DNA methyltransferase, which yields MNKQKKLFKTKFIPGKLGSGNLFEEELVPANDGPVKCLGLEFENDDARRAHFTEELRKKLQDPEFRKIEGFPIGEDEDILKLSDPPYYTACPNPWIGQFIEEWESQKPEKPADYHYHREPFAADVSEGKNDPIYNAHSYHTKVPHKAIMRYILHYTEPGDIVFDGFCGTGMTGVAAQMCGDRDVVTSLGYQVKPDGTILQEETDEDGKKVWKRFSKLGARKAVLNDLSPAATFIAYNYNTPVDVHAFEREAKRILAEVEEECGWMYETLHTDGKTKGKINYTVWSDVFVCPECTGEVVFWDAAVDKEAGKVRDSFPCPHCHAELTKRKMERAWTTNFDSALNNSVKQAKQVPVLINYSIEGKRGRFEKSPDKNDLTLIEKIENSEIHYWFPNYRMMKGKETRRNDPAGITHVHHFYTKRNLCVLAAVRIRSSSSFLISQLAMWWTLTKLYRYRWAGGIAGAGGGPMAGTLYIPSLIKEISVLVSAVDVFNKNIRKKKLFANFLRHPLSTSSANWIDYNNNSVDYIFTDPPFGANLNYSELSFIWESWLKVWTNNKPEAIENSVQGKGATEYRNLMAGCFKEAYRVLKPGRWMTVEFSNTKASVWSSIQTALTEAGFIVANVSALDKKQGSFKAVTTLTAVKQDLVISAYKPNGGFEDRFEEEAKSEEGVWDFIRTHLKYLPVIKKQGYDLVAIPERDPRILYDQVIAYYVRKGYNVPIDSQDFQLGLSQRFAERDGMYFLPEQVAEYDRKKMIGGGRPLQQSLFISDEASAIEWLRSLLRDKPQSFQDINPLFMKEIGGWSKNEVGLELSTLLEQNFLAYDGKGPVPDQIHSYLSSNWKDMRNLPKEDPALVAKAKNRWYVPDPNKAGDLEKLREKALLKEFEEYKQAKKKLKIFRLEAVRAGFKKAWQERDYKVIITVAEKIPNNVLEEDPKLLMWYDQAVTRVGDE from the coding sequence ATGAATAAACAAAAAAAATTATTTAAGACAAAGTTTATTCCCGGCAAACTGGGTAGCGGCAACCTTTTTGAGGAAGAGCTTGTTCCCGCGAATGATGGGCCGGTGAAATGCCTTGGTCTGGAATTTGAAAACGACGACGCCAGGCGTGCCCACTTTACGGAGGAACTGCGCAAAAAACTGCAGGATCCGGAATTCCGCAAGATTGAGGGCTTCCCGATCGGTGAAGATGAGGACATCCTAAAACTGAGCGATCCGCCATATTACACAGCCTGCCCGAACCCATGGATCGGTCAGTTTATTGAGGAATGGGAGAGCCAAAAGCCGGAAAAGCCAGCGGACTACCATTATCACAGGGAGCCTTTTGCCGCCGATGTCAGCGAGGGGAAAAATGACCCCATTTATAACGCCCACTCTTATCATACCAAGGTGCCGCACAAAGCAATTATGCGCTACATCCTGCATTACACAGAACCGGGGGACATTGTTTTTGATGGTTTCTGTGGAACCGGTATGACAGGTGTGGCTGCCCAGATGTGTGGTGATCGGGATGTGGTCACGTCGCTTGGTTATCAAGTGAAACCAGATGGCACTATTCTTCAGGAAGAGACTGATGAGGATGGCAAAAAAGTATGGAAACGCTTCTCAAAACTCGGCGCTCGCAAGGCCGTGTTAAATGACCTGTCTCCTGCGGCTACCTTTATCGCTTACAACTACAACACACCGGTTGATGTTCATGCATTTGAGAGGGAGGCAAAACGTATTCTCGCTGAAGTGGAAGAGGAATGCGGCTGGATGTATGAAACACTTCATACTGACGGTAAGACGAAAGGCAAGATTAATTATACTGTGTGGAGTGATGTGTTCGTTTGCCCTGAATGTACTGGTGAGGTTGTGTTTTGGGATGCCGCGGTCGATAAAGAAGCAGGAAAAGTTAGAGACTCTTTCCCATGTCCACATTGTCACGCTGAATTAACTAAACGAAAAATGGAACGTGCCTGGACAACGAATTTTGATTCCGCCCTGAATAATTCTGTTAAACAGGCAAAGCAAGTGCCCGTTCTTATTAATTATTCGATAGAAGGCAAGCGTGGTCGTTTTGAAAAAAGTCCGGATAAGAACGATTTAACACTGATTGAGAAAATTGAAAACAGCGAAATCCATTACTGGTTTCCAAATTATCGAATGATGAAAGGAAAAGAAACCCGCCGCAATGATCCTGCTGGTATCACCCATGTGCATCATTTCTATACAAAAAGAAATTTATGTGTGTTAGCTGCTGTTAGAATAAGAAGCTCTTCAAGTTTTTTGATTAGTCAACTTGCTATGTGGTGGACGTTAACAAAACTCTATAGATATAGATGGGCGGGTGGAATAGCGGGTGCTGGGGGTGGCCCAATGGCAGGAACATTATACATTCCATCTTTGATTAAAGAAATTTCAGTATTGGTCTCTGCAGTGGACGTATTCAATAAGAATATTCGCAAAAAAAAATTATTTGCGAACTTCTTGAGGCACCCGCTTTCAACGAGTTCCGCTAATTGGATTGATTATAACAACAACAGTGTGGATTACATCTTTACGGATCCACCTTTCGGAGCCAATCTCAATTATTCAGAGCTTAGCTTCATTTGGGAATCATGGTTAAAAGTATGGACGAATAACAAGCCAGAGGCTATTGAAAACTCTGTTCAAGGCAAGGGCGCTACAGAGTATCGAAATCTAATGGCTGGTTGCTTCAAAGAAGCTTACCGAGTGCTAAAGCCTGGTCGCTGGATGACGGTTGAGTTTTCAAACACCAAAGCATCGGTTTGGAGTAGTATCCAAACAGCCCTTACTGAAGCTGGATTTATTGTAGCAAACGTTTCGGCCCTCGATAAGAAACAAGGGAGCTTTAAGGCTGTAACAACTCTAACAGCGGTTAAACAAGACCTTGTTATCTCAGCTTATAAACCTAATGGTGGCTTTGAAGATAGGTTCGAGGAAGAGGCTAAATCTGAAGAGGGTGTCTGGGATTTTATTCGAACTCACTTGAAATATCTACCAGTAATCAAAAAACAAGGCTATGATCTCGTCGCAATACCTGAACGTGACCCACGCATCCTTTACGATCAGGTTATAGCCTATTACGTGCGTAAAGGCTACAACGTTCCCATCGACAGCCAAGATTTTCAGCTTGGCTTATCGCAACGTTTCGCCGAGCGTGATGGCATGTACTTCCTGCCGGAACAGGTGGCGGAATACGACCGTAAGAAGATGATCGGTGGCGGAAGACCACTACAGCAGTCGCTGTTTATTTCCGATGAAGCATCGGCCATCGAATGGCTTCGCAGTCTGTTACGTGACAAGCCACAGAGTTTTCAGGATATCAATCCACTCTTTATGAAGGAGATTGGTGGCTGGAGTAAAAACGAGGTGGGCCTGGAGCTCTCCACACTGTTGGAGCAGAACTTCCTGGCATACGATGGCAAAGGTCCCGTTCCTGATCAAATCCACAGCTACCTCTCCAGTAACTGGAAGGACATGCGTAATCTGCCGAAAGAGGATCCGGCGTTGGTCGCCAAAGCCAAAAATCGCTGGTATGTGCCCGATCCTAACAAAGCGGGGGATCTTGAAAAACTGCGCGAAAAAGCCCTCTTGAAAGAGTTTGAAGAATACAAGCAGGCCAAAAAGAAGCTCAAAATATTTCGGCTTGAGGCGGTTCGCGCCGGATTCAAGAAAGCGTGGCAGGAACGGGACTATAAAGTGATTATCACCGTTGCCGAAAAAATCCCGAACAACGTACTTGAGGAAGATCCCAAGCTGCTAATGTGGTACGACCAAGCGGTTACACGGGTGGGAGACGAGTAA
- a CDS encoding DNA glycosylase AlkZ-like family protein, producing MDTNEHEIGKLIQQGESLELEFKSDSKCLPDRDLVAAVVSLANTDGGDLLLGVEDDGTVTGLHANHLNVTGIPSLIANKTNPAISVRVERCDLKGKTIARIIVPKSRQLVSTSEGLLVKRRLKLDGTPEAVPFYPHEFIQRQSSMGIVDPSAMVLEQIDLCQLDPLQRLRIRNAIKKYGGDQSLLALADEELDGALGLCREVGGARRPTITGLLLLGTEELLRENLPSYEVAFQVLQGTDVKVNEFYHKPLLETFEEVELLFRARVEEEEIHVGLFRVPVPNYDRRAFREAFVNALVHRDFSRLGAVHVKITDDGLSISNPGGFVEGVTLNNLLVADPRSRNPLLADVIKRIGLAERTGRGIDRIYEGMLRYGRSAPDYSMSNEFTVVVQLVDTAADLDFLKMVVEQEEKLENMPIDSLIILSRLREERRLTTADLAPSVQKTEANVRATLEKLVETGFLEPHGVGRGRTYTLSATVYQKAGKKSEYIRQAGFAPIQQEQMVLNYIATHGSIKRADATDLCRISPFQATRLLKRMVKNSLISPIGQGRGTRYVQK from the coding sequence ATGGACACGAATGAACACGAAATTGGCAAGTTGATTCAGCAGGGCGAAAGCTTGGAGCTGGAATTCAAGAGCGACTCAAAGTGTCTGCCGGATCGTGATTTGGTGGCTGCCGTAGTGTCTTTGGCCAATACTGATGGAGGAGATCTCTTGCTTGGTGTCGAGGATGACGGCACGGTTACCGGTTTGCACGCGAATCACCTCAATGTAACGGGGATTCCTTCTCTCATCGCCAATAAAACCAATCCTGCCATATCCGTTAGAGTGGAACGGTGTGATCTGAAGGGCAAAACCATCGCCCGCATTATCGTGCCCAAGTCTCGCCAGCTAGTATCGACATCCGAAGGTCTTCTGGTAAAGAGACGACTCAAGCTGGATGGTACACCTGAAGCGGTGCCGTTTTACCCGCACGAGTTCATTCAGCGACAATCATCAATGGGAATTGTCGATCCTTCAGCCATGGTTCTGGAGCAAATCGACCTCTGTCAACTCGATCCTCTGCAACGACTGCGCATTCGGAACGCTATCAAAAAATACGGAGGCGATCAGTCTTTGCTGGCGCTGGCCGATGAGGAACTGGATGGCGCCCTGGGGCTTTGTCGAGAGGTGGGCGGCGCAAGGCGTCCGACGATAACCGGTTTACTGCTCTTGGGAACCGAAGAACTGTTACGTGAGAACCTTCCCTCTTACGAGGTGGCCTTTCAGGTATTGCAAGGCACGGATGTCAAGGTCAATGAGTTCTACCACAAGCCTCTGCTGGAAACCTTCGAGGAAGTGGAGCTTCTTTTCAGGGCAAGAGTTGAGGAAGAAGAGATTCATGTGGGTCTTTTCCGGGTTCCGGTTCCCAACTATGATCGTCGCGCCTTCCGGGAAGCCTTCGTCAATGCCCTGGTTCACCGGGATTTCAGCCGTCTGGGAGCCGTACATGTTAAAATCACGGATGACGGACTTTCCATCAGTAATCCCGGAGGGTTTGTGGAAGGCGTTACCTTGAACAACTTGCTGGTTGCCGATCCCCGTTCCCGCAATCCTTTGCTAGCCGACGTGATCAAACGCATTGGCCTGGCTGAACGTACCGGGCGTGGCATTGATCGCATTTACGAAGGTATGCTTCGCTACGGCAGGTCTGCTCCGGATTATTCCATGTCCAACGAGTTCACAGTAGTCGTGCAACTGGTCGATACGGCTGCTGACCTCGATTTTCTCAAGATGGTGGTCGAGCAGGAGGAAAAGCTGGAGAACATGCCTATCGACTCCCTGATCATCCTGTCCCGTCTGCGAGAGGAACGCCGTTTGACCACCGCTGACCTTGCCCCATCTGTCCAAAAGACGGAGGCCAATGTTCGGGCTACTCTGGAAAAACTGGTGGAAACCGGCTTTCTGGAACCTCACGGTGTTGGCAGGGGCCGGACCTATACACTTAGCGCGACGGTGTACCAAAAGGCAGGAAAGAAGTCTGAATATATACGCCAGGCCGGTTTTGCACCGATCCAGCAGGAGCAGATGGTGCTGAATTATATCGCAACCCATGGCAGTATTAAACGAGCGGATGCCACTGATTTGTGTCGCATCAGCCCGTTTCAAGCCACGCGATTACTTAAACGCATGGTAAAAAATAGTTTGATATCGCCGATTGGACAGGGAAGGGGGACTCGTTATGTGCAAAAATAA
- a CDS encoding DUF6079 family protein gives MKYGELIQFDPIESVVQLRDADKKSAAHQLVDTYVISDEMAERMVRIVIPQLQFEQPVDNKGLLVVGNYGTGKSHLMSVVSSIAADASLLDSLNHESVKSDAEKIAGKFKVIRTEIGATTMSLRDILVAELEEHLENMGVSYLFPDSGTITSHKRVFEDMMSKFGEVFPEQGLLLVVDELLDYLRTRKDQELILDLNFLREVGEVCKDLRFRFMAGVQEAIFDSPRFAFVADSIRRVKDRFEQILIARNDVKFVVSERLLKKTTEQQAKIRDYLTRFAKYYGGMNERMDEFVRLFPIHPDYIDTFERVTVVEKREVLKTLSIGMKGFLDKDVPDNEPGLIAFDSYWNTLKQNPSFRAIPEIRAVIDCSQVLESRIENAITRKQYKPMALRLIHALSVHRLTTGDIYAPMGASAEELRDRLCLFDPLIAELGSDEPDKDLQTHVETVLREIHKTVSGQFISFNADNRQFYLDLKKTDDFDALIDRRAESLGDAQLDRFYYEALKRVMECQDSTYVTGYKIWQHELVWQDHKAARTGYLFFGAPNERSTAVPTRDFYIYFIQPNDPPRFKDDKVSDEVFFRLKPSKDTGEEFQTSLKSYAAALDLAGTSSGHAKATYDAKANGFLKKLVQWLQKHMLEAFEVTYQGRAKSMTEWAKGKSIRDISGLSPHETINFRDLVNTIAGVCLAPNFENQAPEYPFFPVLITESNRAQAAQDALRAIGGQNRTKQATAVLDALELLDGEKIAPYKSKYISFILDIVKAKGHGQVVNRNEIIKDDHGLEYMNPDSSRLEPEWVTVLIAALVYSGDIVLSIPGKKFDATGLQQLAATGMDELIRFKHIEQPKEWNLPALKSMFELLGMTPGMAQLITQGKEEPIQDLQQAVGKLVKRIVMTQQALREGLSFWGLDLLAGTDLANQVSGLDAAKTFLESLQAYTSPGKLKNFRYSMDEVKAHEKAVKALDDLDALRKFVMDHSPTASWLSTAEGVLPPEHNWVNRMKNTRQDVLEMLNQTDLTKLANQSQVIGAKLQQLKKDYIVVYIGLHTKARLGVNDDKRKAALVEDHRLQTLLKLAGVDLMPRQQLIDYQNRLAGLKSCFALTEGNLDTTPVCPHCGFRPSVETGVAQGSQMIDQMDNDLEAMVGNWTSTLLANLEDPITQANMNLLKVDDREPLEAFIKSGELPVPLDTNFVHALKEVLSGLVKVSVKAQELQKALQIESGPATPTEIKKRFDDFIDQLTKGQDPANVRIVMEG, from the coding sequence ATGAAGTACGGAGAGCTAATTCAATTTGATCCAATAGAATCGGTCGTTCAGCTACGGGATGCTGATAAAAAAAGTGCTGCTCATCAACTGGTTGATACTTACGTAATTTCTGATGAAATGGCAGAGCGAATGGTTCGCATTGTAATTCCTCAGCTTCAGTTTGAACAGCCCGTCGATAACAAAGGCCTCTTGGTGGTCGGTAATTACGGTACCGGTAAATCTCACTTGATGTCTGTCGTTTCCAGTATTGCTGCCGATGCATCTCTGCTTGACAGTCTAAACCACGAAAGCGTTAAGTCGGACGCAGAAAAGATTGCCGGTAAATTTAAGGTCATCCGTACAGAAATTGGAGCAACGACCATGTCACTCAGAGATATTCTGGTGGCAGAACTGGAAGAGCATCTCGAGAATATGGGCGTAAGTTACCTCTTCCCGGACTCGGGAACAATCACCAGCCATAAGCGGGTTTTTGAAGACATGATGTCCAAGTTTGGCGAAGTTTTTCCTGAACAAGGTCTCCTACTGGTAGTCGATGAGCTACTGGATTATCTGAGGACTCGAAAGGATCAGGAGCTTATCCTCGATTTGAACTTCCTTCGCGAAGTCGGCGAGGTTTGCAAGGACCTTCGCTTCCGTTTTATGGCCGGTGTGCAGGAAGCCATATTTGACAGCCCGAGATTCGCCTTTGTCGCTGACAGCATTCGTCGGGTAAAAGACCGGTTTGAACAGATACTTATTGCCCGAAACGACGTTAAGTTTGTGGTCTCGGAGCGTCTGTTAAAGAAAACCACAGAACAACAGGCAAAGATCAGAGATTATCTCACCCGGTTTGCCAAATATTACGGTGGCATGAACGAGCGCATGGACGAATTTGTCCGGCTATTTCCGATACACCCTGATTACATAGATACGTTCGAAAGAGTGACCGTTGTCGAAAAGCGTGAAGTCCTCAAAACCCTATCCATAGGCATGAAGGGCTTTTTGGATAAAGACGTCCCGGACAACGAGCCCGGCCTGATCGCCTTTGACAGCTACTGGAATACCTTAAAACAAAATCCATCCTTCCGGGCTATCCCAGAAATCCGGGCGGTGATTGACTGTAGTCAAGTGTTGGAATCACGGATCGAAAACGCCATCACCCGCAAGCAATACAAACCCATGGCACTCCGCCTGATCCACGCGTTATCCGTCCACCGCCTAACCACTGGTGATATCTACGCGCCAATGGGAGCCAGCGCAGAGGAACTGCGCGACCGTCTCTGTCTGTTTGATCCATTGATTGCAGAGCTGGGCAGTGATGAGCCCGACAAGGACCTGCAGACCCACGTTGAAACCGTTCTTCGAGAAATACATAAAACCGTCAGTGGTCAGTTTATCTCCTTTAACGCTGATAACCGTCAGTTCTATCTTGACCTAAAGAAAACCGACGATTTTGACGCCCTGATCGACAGACGGGCCGAGAGCTTGGGTGATGCACAGCTCGATCGATTCTATTATGAAGCCTTAAAACGAGTCATGGAATGCCAGGACTCGACCTATGTGACCGGTTACAAAATATGGCAGCACGAACTGGTCTGGCAGGATCACAAGGCTGCCCGCACCGGCTACCTCTTTTTCGGTGCACCCAACGAGCGATCTACTGCCGTACCGACCCGGGATTTTTATATCTACTTCATTCAGCCAAACGACCCACCACGATTTAAAGATGATAAGGTCAGCGACGAGGTCTTCTTCCGCTTAAAGCCGTCAAAGGATACCGGTGAAGAATTCCAGACATCTCTGAAAAGCTATGCCGCAGCCCTCGACTTAGCGGGCACATCTTCAGGCCATGCCAAGGCCACCTATGACGCCAAAGCGAATGGCTTCCTGAAAAAACTGGTGCAATGGCTGCAAAAACATATGTTGGAGGCCTTCGAGGTTACCTATCAGGGCCGGGCCAAATCCATGACGGAATGGGCAAAAGGCAAGTCCATCAGAGACATTTCAGGTCTATCACCGCACGAAACCATCAACTTCCGGGATCTTGTCAACACCATTGCCGGAGTGTGCCTTGCACCTAACTTTGAAAATCAGGCACCCGAGTACCCGTTTTTTCCCGTCCTGATTACCGAGAGCAACAGGGCTCAAGCGGCCCAAGATGCTCTCCGGGCAATCGGCGGCCAGAACCGAACAAAACAGGCAACGGCTGTACTAGATGCCTTGGAACTTCTGGATGGAGAAAAGATAGCCCCTTACAAATCCAAATACATAAGTTTCATCCTCGACATCGTAAAGGCCAAAGGTCACGGCCAGGTCGTCAACCGGAATGAAATCATCAAGGACGATCACGGTTTGGAATATATGAATCCGGATAGCTCTCGTCTTGAACCGGAATGGGTAACGGTGCTGATAGCCGCTCTGGTTTACTCCGGCGACATCGTTCTGTCTATCCCTGGGAAGAAGTTCGACGCTACCGGACTCCAGCAGCTTGCGGCAACTGGAATGGATGAACTCATCCGATTCAAGCACATTGAGCAACCCAAGGAATGGAATCTCCCGGCACTCAAGTCTATGTTCGAACTTCTCGGCATGACACCTGGAATGGCCCAGCTGATTACTCAAGGCAAAGAAGAACCGATTCAGGATCTGCAGCAAGCCGTAGGAAAACTGGTTAAACGGATCGTGATGACACAACAGGCCTTGCGTGAAGGGCTTTCCTTCTGGGGACTTGATCTTCTTGCCGGGACCGATCTGGCCAATCAGGTATCTGGACTGGATGCTGCCAAGACGTTCCTTGAGTCGCTCCAAGCCTACACATCACCGGGCAAATTGAAGAATTTCCGCTACAGCATGGACGAAGTGAAGGCCCATGAAAAAGCGGTAAAAGCGCTGGATGATCTAGATGCTCTGCGAAAATTTGTCATGGACCACAGTCCGACGGCCTCATGGCTTTCAACCGCCGAGGGCGTCCTTCCTCCAGAGCATAACTGGGTGAACCGCATGAAAAACACCCGGCAGGATGTACTGGAAATGCTCAATCAGACTGACCTGACAAAGCTGGCGAACCAGTCCCAGGTTATCGGAGCAAAACTTCAGCAGCTTAAAAAAGACTACATCGTTGTCTACATCGGCCTGCATACCAAGGCCCGACTGGGCGTAAACGACGACAAACGCAAAGCAGCCTTGGTGGAAGACCATCGACTGCAGACGCTCCTGAAGCTGGCAGGTGTCGATCTGATGCCGAGACAGCAACTCATTGATTACCAGAACCGGTTGGCCGGGCTGAAAAGCTGCTTTGCCTTGACCGAAGGGAATTTGGATACCACACCGGTCTGTCCTCACTGCGGGTTCCGCCCATCGGTGGAAACGGGTGTCGCCCAAGGTTCACAGATGATCGATCAGATGGATAACGATCTCGAAGCCATGGTGGGTAACTGGACTTCAACGCTTCTGGCTAATCTGGAAGATCCGATCACCCAAGCTAACATGAACCTACTGAAGGTAGACGATCGTGAGCCGCTGGAAGCGTTTATCAAATCCGGGGAGCTGCCGGTTCCGTTGGATACAAACTTTGTCCATGCCCTGAAAGAAGTGCTGTCTGGGTTGGTTAAAGTATCGGTTAAAGCGCAGGAGTTACAAAAAGCATTGCAGATTGAAAGTGGCCCGGCAACACCTACAGAGATCAAAAAGCGGTTCGACGATTTCATCGATCAGCTGACCAAAGGCCAGGATCCGGCTAATGTGCGAATCGTCATGGAGGGATGA